From the genome of Nicotiana tabacum cultivar K326 chromosome 17, ASM71507v2, whole genome shotgun sequence:
ctcagcaagaaaatcgggttttaccacaactagcccgtgtacgtactcgtcagctcacgtacacggcgctcacatagcacaatagttccaaatcttaaagGGATTTCCCCacgcaaagttaggcaagccacttacctcgaaccaagctcaatcaatcggtcacaatgcctttcccatgaatatccggctccgaatggcccaaatctagccaaaagcaattacatatcataaatacaacaataatagactcatctaattaacgaaatcaacattttaatgaaaattctgaaattaactcaaaatcgctcgtgggccccacatctcggaacccgacaatagttacaaaatatgaacgcccatccaactacgagtccaactattcaaattttatcaaaattcgacATCAACTTGAGCCTCAAattttcaattaaagtctatgaggatttctaccattttcaacccaatctttacccatttgaacctaacaatctttccacaaccttattggtatgtatacataatactcttacacccaagaatcatactattaatcacccatctttaatccaaactcgaaattgaagaattgaggaatGAAATTCTCACCTCTTTGAAGCCTtggcaagatccttgtgaaatcttcaaaccttgaacaagaaattgatggataaatgactaagtcttcactttctttctctaaaattctctcacctctctctaaaatatcagatgaaacccttcaaaatgacccccacTAGTGTTTTATACGAGTagggtcgggtttataaaatcagaaaaataaagcTCCGAAACAggttatgcggaccacatatcggtcgcataattggtatCCAAAACTGGCAAAcatctgtctgtgtatgcggtcactatgcggtccgcatacctgttctgcggtcgcatagtgaccgcataacagttatgcggtcgcatagtcgaccgcagatttatccaaactggccctcttctgcctcacttctgcggccattatgtagctcgcagagtgattatgcggtcgcataatggaccgcagaaatacaTTTTTCTGTTAAAAATTTCCCTTTACTtctcggtgcattgttcaacccaaaaagtccgagccgcagCCTTtttactaattgatctacctcgatgccacaaaaaCTTAATTTCCTTAGGAAAACCTTCCGGGTCACTACACAtacgtcaacatctggtcaaccttttcaactgaATTTCGAAACCTTGGAACTAggtgttccaaatcattcaaaaacctcaccggacccgaatcaattatcctcggcaagtcacataacaaatgtaaagtataaattaagtagtaaatggggaaatgagattataatactcaaaacgaccggccgggtcgttacagtggtATCGACTTCCACTTCCACCAATAACCTGGCAAAATTTAGACCAACCTTCTTCTCGGTGTTCTTATCCACCATTAGAGGTTTGCCTACCAGATTACCAAGCTTTCTTAGATCCTTTGGACTCCAATACTTAAAATTAAGCCCGGGTAGCTTGATCCAAATTGGAACCATGAATAATTCTTCTCTAGTGAACTCCATGTCCGACGATCAAGCTTTAACAATAAGCGGCTTGTTATCAAAATGATATATCCCACCTTGAATTACCTCATTCTTCCCTTCAGCACTGTCGAATCGAACTAAAATTATACCATTCTTAAgcattactattttgtttatcCCATATTTTGCCCACAATCTCTGAATAAACCCATTTAAAACAACAAACGGTGTATGAGCTCCTAGAACATAATATACTACgacattttttcaaaattctatCTCAGAGCTAATATCATCATAGTCGATTTCCCCAATGGGGTTCTTACCATGAGTATTAGGTTGACAATACTCCAATTAGAACCCAACATTTTCTATACTGCTTTCCCTTGATTGTTTTGCTCTGCTTCTCGGCTCGCTATCCCAATCGACTCCAATTGCTCAGTTTGTTCCACCTCATCTGCCCAGGACTGCTTGCGATTCTCCTTTGAATGTTGAATCACCTCCATCCATTCCTTTAGCTTTTCTGCATCCGACTGCTTCAGTGTAATTGCAGTCCGATTCACACTTTGAGTCAAATTAGGTCTTCTATCATCTCATACTTTCCATAACACTCTGTTGTTTTCCTATACGTCCTCGTTGAGTAGCTATAGACTCCTCTGCCATTTTTGCTTTCCAAGAGGGTACCCGAGCTCTCTTACCCATGGCAGGCGCAAGTTAGATAAACGTGTGCCGAGAGCGAAGCGAATACCTCATCTTAGTATTATTTTCCAAATTATCCCTTACTGATTTaagcattttcttttcttttttgtttcttgctTCTACCATTCTTTTAAAATCAGATGCATGAATCATATtgtaatttttcaaattttttttttgacttttcttgtttttgattttttctttgtgTAATGTCTTGTGGCTTTCgaattatctttttctttttttacactAAAGCAAATTATCTACATCCTTCTTTTGATTATCAATTATCTTCCTACAAACAATCATTTTTAATTTCTTATGTTATTCCTTTAAAAATGCAAGGCAAGTCTTCTACTATTATGAAGGCGTTGTACGATAGAATTAGAGAAGAAATTGTTGAGAAATGTTATCATGTGTGAGTGATTTTGCTTATTATTTCATGGTGGATTATCAATACATAGTAACTTTTGAAATAGACTTCTAATTCATACTGAATGCTATATTTTGATTATTCAAATCAtcatgtaaacaataagtaattatactagataatatattttttttgttataactatatatgttatattgatctaaatctttaatatgtatgtttactttctgttttatattttaattataaataaaataaaaaataataaaagtctcttacaataaatatttgaatttatttttctctttaaaataaatataagacTTTGGTACTATCTTTTTTGGTAATTTgacactaaaaaatattttttagaaagatTAACCAAACACAATTTGCTTACCAAATATTATAAAAAGTACTTCTTAAATGAATTAGCgaaatataaattattattttttcagaaatacttttaaaaaaaagcacttgtaaaaaaaataatttttaaaataaattgttttTTACAAACTCTTCAAACATTATACTTGAGTACTTCAAATAATGGCTAAAATTTcgattatattttaaatagcggCTATTTGAGCACTTCTCACTAGATTATATTTGGTTCCATAGCTCCAGAAAtcagaagaaagatgggaagctTTCCACTTCCCTCGCCGTCGTCGTCTCTACTGATTTCCAGCTCCTCTTCCATTTCGGGAAGACCATCATCCACAATTTTTTATCCTCGCAGGCGCTTTAGGCAAGTCTTGTTCcttcttttttcgtttttctccGATTCTTGCCATATAATTTTACATTTGGGAAGTTTAACTTTCTCATTTCTATTTCAGAAAGGCGCAAGCACTCTCCGTTTCCTGCGATTACTCTTGTTTCGAAGTAAAGctctcttcttttatttcttttcctgaATGATAAATTTTGTATTATTTGCTCCTATATCTTTTCATAATCTTAGGATAATTAATTCCTGCAGAGTTCTTTAACATTGTTTTGCTTCCCCATATTTGGGATTTAGATGTATAGCAGGCTTCCTTTTCTTTGTTGTGGTGGCGGCAAAAAATGTTATGTTACTTAGGTGGGTGGACCTTATTCTGTAGCATATACACGATTTAAACCAACAAGTCATTCAGCAACTTTTTATTGAATTCCCAatgatatttcttttttcttttaatgatATATCTTTTTAAGTATCCTATAATCCTAGTGGTGTacttttcacttttattttaattttgtataaTGTCAGCCTGAGATGATTTTAAACGGAGAAATATGGTTAGTGAGGATTGATATAACCAATCCGAACTTGTTTTGGATTGAGACGTAGTAGTAATTGTTGTTTGTAGACTCCTAGAGGTTTATAAGTATTAGAAACACGGTATTCCAAATAACTCTCCTGCCATCTTAATTAACAAGGGATGAAGCCTGCTGAACTTgaattcatttttctcttttttattgaTCTTTTTTGGTTGTCCAGATATTAGTTAACATATTGCGGTTGTATTGTGGAGGTGCTAATAATAGATGTTCGACCCTTTTCCTTTTTATGGATTTTTGGAGATAAAGGACGTGTCTTATCGACCTCCAGGGACCAAGATCAACCTATTGAGTCAAGTCAATCTTTCAATTCCTGAGAAAAGGTACAGTCTGTGTTGCTATAATTCAAATGCAATACCTTCATTACTGTCATAAATTTCCTTTGTCATCTTGTCAGATCCTGGTTTAGAGCTAATGAGGGATTATTTCGTCTATTTCTTGATTGGATGGAAGCACGCATGAGATCCGAAATCCAGCAtctcataaaattttcaaatgtTTTAGCTGTTCAATAAGATTTGTAAAAACATATGAAGCTGTCTATGGAACAATGTCGCTGCTAATCAACTAGGATCTCAAATACTGATATGCATTTTAAAGAGGCTCTGTGTGGAAGAGAGGATCTGACATGGGTTTTTTGTAGTTTTGGCTTGATATTTGGACGAAGTGGCAGTGGAAAAACTACTTTATTGCAGGTCTTCCTTTTGATTTTGTCTTTTCTATTCAAATTCATTTTAGCCTTTCTCTTGTCCAACCAATGAAAGGTACTTTGTTCAGGCTGCTTTTTATCTTTGACCTTCTCCATGCAGCTGCTTGCAGGGTTAAGCAAACCAACGTCAGGTTCCATATATGTGCAGCGATATAGTGATGATGGTGAAAAGATGAAGTCTCCTGAACCTTTACAACCCGAAAGAGTTGGCATTGTTTTCCAGTTTCCTGAGAGGTACTCATTTTTTGGTTGGTGGTGTTTCATGCTCTGTCAGGATGTTCTTTGTGATACAATGCGATTTTCATGAATAGGTTCATATTGAACATAATGCATTTTCATTTGCTGTTTTTTATTGAGAAAACAACAAAACCGCTCCAGGTAGCAATGCAATTATTTAAACTCTATTTTGTTACTCTTCAATTCTGGTATTATGTACATAAGTATATAGATTTATCTATTTACATGCATATTAGTAAAGTGAGTATTGCATGGTTAGGTAGGTACATAAAGTTTAAGCAGTTCTTTTTGTTTCCAATAGCAGTTTATTCAACTTGATTTTGTTTGTTTCACTGCCTTACAAATACTTTGTTGCTGACACAGTTCTTGATGAAGTTACATTTGGATGGCCAAGACAAAAGGGTGGCCTCCAATTAAGAGAGCTTCTTGCATCGAGACTTCAAAAGGCCATTACCTCGGTACATATTCCTTTAGTGCGATTTAAACTGTCTTTTAAATTTGTCTTCCAAAGGAGAAAAGCTCGTCCGC
Proteins encoded in this window:
- the LOC107799773 gene encoding ABC transporter I family member 11, chloroplastic-like isoform X2 — protein: MGSFPLPSPSSSLLISSSSSISGRPSSTIFYPRRRFRQAQALSVSCDYSCFEDVSYRPPGTKINLLSQVNLSIPEKSFGLIFGRSGSGKTTLLQLLAGLSKPTSGSIYVQRYSDDGEKMKSPEPLQPERVGIVFQFPERYFVADTVLDEVTFGWPRQKGGLQLRELLASRLQKAITSVGLTGMSLDKDPHSLSGGYKRRLALAIQLVQTPNLLILDEPLAGLDWKARADVAKLLKNLKKELTLLVVSHDLKELASLVDQSWRMEMGGVLKREPLPI
- the LOC107799773 gene encoding ABC transporter I family member 11, chloroplastic-like isoform X1, producing MGSFPLPSPSSSLLISSSSSISGRPSSTIFYPRRRFRQAQALSVSCDYSCFEIKDVSYRPPGTKINLLSQVNLSIPEKSFGLIFGRSGSGKTTLLQLLAGLSKPTSGSIYVQRYSDDGEKMKSPEPLQPERVGIVFQFPERYFVADTVLDEVTFGWPRQKGGLQLRELLASRLQKAITSVGLTGMSLDKDPHSLSGGYKRRLALAIQLVQTPNLLILDEPLAGLDWKARADVAKLLKNLKKELTLLVVSHDLKELASLVDQSWRMEMGGVLKREPLPI
- the LOC107799773 gene encoding ABC transporter I family member 11, chloroplastic-like isoform X3, producing MFDPFPFYGFLEIKDVSYRPPGTKINLLSQVNLSIPEKSFGLIFGRSGSGKTTLLQLLAGLSKPTSGSIYVQRYSDDGEKMKSPEPLQPERVGIVFQFPERYFVADTVLDEVTFGWPRQKGGLQLRELLASRLQKAITSVGLTGMSLDKDPHSLSGGYKRRLALAIQLVQTPNLLILDEPLAGLDWKARADVAKLLKNLKKELTLLVVSHDLKELASLVDQSWRMEMGGVLKREPLPI